The following coding sequences are from one Leptospira mayottensis 200901116 window:
- a CDS encoding NUDIX hydrolase has translation MKSFYPEEYDPHSNLWSKRDRRDLIATPIFNLVSWHTTSPDKKISKDFFHLESLDWVNVIATTPENKILLIDQYRHGIHRFSLEIPGGIAEKKTLLESAQAELVEETGYVSQDWEYLGKVTGNPAILNNWCHTFIARNVRKLYDQDLDDSEQIEIFETPIRNVPRLIADNILHHGMMVAALGMYFIKNPIQN, from the coding sequence ATGAAATCTTTTTATCCGGAAGAATACGATCCTCATTCGAATCTTTGGTCCAAAAGGGATCGAAGAGATCTAATCGCCACACCAATTTTCAACCTTGTCTCCTGGCATACCACCTCTCCCGACAAAAAAATTTCCAAAGACTTTTTTCATCTGGAATCCTTGGATTGGGTGAACGTAATCGCAACCACTCCGGAAAACAAGATTCTTCTTATCGATCAATACAGACATGGAATTCACCGTTTCAGCCTGGAGATTCCCGGAGGAATCGCAGAGAAAAAAACTCTTCTCGAATCCGCACAAGCCGAACTCGTGGAAGAAACAGGTTACGTGTCACAAGACTGGGAATATCTAGGTAAGGTCACGGGAAACCCTGCGATCCTAAACAACTGGTGTCATACTTTCATTGCCAGAAACGTTCGTAAGCTTTACGACCAGGATCTGGACGACAGCGAACAAATTGAAATTTTTGAAACCCCCATCCGGAACGTTCCCCGATTGATCGCCGATAACATTCTACATCACGGAATGATGGTCGCCGCTCTCGGAATGTATTTTATCAAAAACCCAATCCAGAACTAG
- a CDS encoding ATP-dependent helicase — MKLSPEQEKAVCHVNGPILIFAGAGSGKTRVISNRIAHLIENVGVSAGKIVALSFTNKSAREMEERVRKMIPKQKLKGIVLSTFHSLGLNMLKKHIGLLGYKQPFLLMNQNDQEGFLTTLLISNKVELKKAKVSEILGKISRIKNSGPTYREYLDSSLLESDQIANLIYDSYQVTLKEQNSLDFDDLILLPGILLKDFAEVREEYHKKFQYFMVDEFQDTNQTQYVFLRALMGDNRNLCVVGDDDQSIYAFRGSDLSLILNFEKDFPEANVVRLLENYRSTSVIIQGANSLIKKNLSRRSKELFSSIPGGKKIRYLERMDEKDEAAYVVDCIREEVIKDARVGSQIAILFRTNFQTRPFEEELRSRSIPYKLVGGYNFFDRKEVRDMISYIRLIANTRDNASLLRILNYPKRGIGPGSVSLIHEKASQMGESLYEILFRICESPDFIPSLQKKIQSEIYNFVNLIERTKKKFSTAPKMYFAFREFIQEVGIEKEILLEEKDEKVAKARSFNLSELVNMMSYFEENHDSSEKPTLFDFINRLNLLMEDESPSDEDKKDNRIQLLTIHQSKGLEFESVYVPGMEEGILPNSRVLTEESSVDEERRLLYVAMTRARKHLCLTGAANRRKFGEQTTTQASRFLAEIDPETMDWVSNDEVRQQETEDFFAELEKLKTGS; from the coding sequence ATGAAACTAAGCCCTGAACAGGAAAAAGCAGTTTGTCACGTAAACGGACCGATCCTCATTTTTGCTGGCGCTGGTTCCGGGAAAACTCGAGTCATCTCGAATCGGATTGCGCATTTAATCGAAAACGTAGGGGTTTCCGCAGGTAAAATTGTAGCCCTTTCTTTTACGAATAAGAGTGCCAGGGAAATGGAAGAACGGGTTCGAAAGATGATTCCGAAACAAAAGCTCAAGGGGATTGTTTTATCTACGTTTCATTCTCTGGGCTTGAATATGCTCAAGAAACATATCGGATTATTGGGATACAAACAACCTTTTCTATTGATGAATCAGAACGATCAGGAAGGGTTTTTAACTACATTATTGATTTCTAATAAAGTCGAACTAAAAAAAGCGAAAGTTTCCGAAATTCTCGGTAAGATATCTCGAATCAAAAACTCGGGTCCTACGTATAGAGAATATCTGGATTCTTCGCTTTTGGAATCCGATCAGATCGCTAACCTGATTTACGACAGTTATCAGGTTACGCTCAAGGAGCAGAACTCGCTCGATTTCGACGACCTTATCCTTTTGCCGGGAATATTGCTTAAGGATTTTGCGGAAGTCCGTGAAGAATACCATAAGAAGTTTCAATACTTCATGGTGGATGAGTTTCAAGACACGAACCAAACACAATATGTGTTCTTAAGAGCTCTCATGGGAGATAATCGGAATCTTTGCGTGGTCGGAGACGACGATCAATCCATCTACGCATTTCGGGGATCGGATCTCAGCCTTATCTTGAATTTTGAGAAAGATTTTCCCGAAGCTAACGTTGTGCGTCTATTGGAAAATTATAGATCGACTTCAGTGATCATTCAGGGAGCCAATTCGCTTATCAAAAAGAATCTTTCCCGAAGGTCGAAAGAATTGTTTTCTTCCATTCCCGGAGGAAAAAAGATCCGTTACTTGGAAAGAATGGACGAAAAGGACGAGGCAGCTTACGTTGTGGATTGTATTCGGGAGGAAGTCATCAAGGATGCGAGAGTTGGAAGTCAGATTGCAATTTTATTCAGGACCAATTTTCAAACGCGACCTTTTGAGGAAGAATTAAGAAGTAGATCCATTCCTTATAAACTTGTGGGAGGATATAACTTTTTCGATCGAAAGGAAGTTCGGGATATGATCTCTTATATCCGGCTGATTGCGAATACGAGGGACAACGCTTCTTTACTCCGAATTTTGAATTATCCGAAACGAGGAATCGGACCGGGAAGTGTTTCTTTGATCCACGAGAAGGCTTCCCAAATGGGGGAATCCTTATATGAGATTTTATTCCGAATTTGTGAGTCTCCCGATTTTATTCCGAGTCTGCAAAAAAAGATTCAGTCCGAAATTTACAATTTTGTAAACCTCATTGAAAGGACAAAAAAGAAATTTTCCACGGCGCCTAAGATGTATTTCGCATTCCGGGAGTTCATTCAGGAAGTAGGGATTGAAAAAGAAATTCTACTCGAAGAAAAGGACGAGAAGGTCGCCAAGGCTCGGTCTTTCAATCTTTCTGAACTCGTAAATATGATGTCTTATTTCGAAGAGAATCACGATTCTTCCGAAAAGCCGACGCTGTTCGATTTTATTAACCGACTGAATTTACTCATGGAAGATGAGAGTCCTTCCGATGAGGATAAGAAGGACAATCGGATACAACTTCTCACGATCCATCAATCGAAAGGTCTGGAATTCGAATCGGTTTATGTCCCAGGTATGGAAGAGGGAATTCTTCCTAACTCCAGAGTATTGACGGAGGAATCTTCGGTGGATGAGGAAAGGCGTCTACTCTACGTGGCTATGACTCGCGCAAGGAAGCATTTATGCTTGACAGGGGCCGCAAATCGACGCAAATTTGGGGAGCAAACGACTACCCAGGCTTCTCGATTCCTCGCGGAAATTGATCCGGAGACTATGGATTGGGTTTCTAACGACGAGGTTCGACAGCAAGAGACTGAAGATTTCTTCGCCGAGCTTGAGAAATTGAAAACTGGATCTTAG
- a CDS encoding tetratricopeptide repeat protein, whose protein sequence is MTFNIKIITLAINFLLLSACISGQKSVDSDPSQESAIRSKIQGIDFQLSSSPLDEKKRSSLLMEKAKLLLQIEAYKEATIVLKEIQNSKEGKDVEHLDHYLGTAYLGINDTENAIVHFRKSESVDKNYESTIRKKMYAKALYQEEKYGLALGILGRASREKDFEKDILFYETVANSFMRIKEFKRCQMVLEEGLQKFPESPILKEIQDQLSQVLPR, encoded by the coding sequence ATGACGTTTAATATAAAAATAATTACTTTAGCAATAAATTTCCTTCTTTTATCTGCCTGCATAAGCGGTCAGAAATCCGTGGATTCCGATCCTTCTCAGGAATCCGCGATCCGTTCTAAAATTCAAGGAATCGATTTTCAACTTTCCTCTTCTCCTTTGGATGAGAAAAAACGTTCTTCCTTACTCATGGAAAAAGCGAAATTACTGCTTCAAATTGAAGCTTATAAGGAAGCGACCATCGTTTTAAAGGAAATCCAAAATTCTAAAGAAGGAAAAGACGTAGAGCACTTGGATCACTACTTAGGGACTGCATATCTGGGGATCAACGATACCGAAAATGCAATCGTTCATTTTAGAAAGTCTGAGTCCGTCGATAAAAATTACGAATCCACAATTCGCAAGAAGATGTACGCAAAAGCTCTTTATCAAGAGGAGAAATATGGTCTCGCACTTGGTATTTTAGGACGTGCTTCTAGAGAGAAAGACTTTGAAAAGGATATTCTATTTTATGAAACTGTTGCCAACAGTTTTATGCGAATTAAGGAATTCAAAAGATGTCAGATGGTTCTGGAAGAGGGACTTCAGAAATTTCCGGAAAGCCCGATTTTGAAAGAAATCCAAGACCAACTCTCTCAGGTTCTTCCAAGATAA
- a CDS encoding LIC_12586 family protein, whose amino-acid sequence MRRVRQKLGVFTSGDLGRFFGSFFLFLKRNRKTKIALILLLLAILIHAIVVESVGYYVRNYLLDLRGLKELSRNFINKELGRAVTLGVVEYDFPNAVVFEDFRISSDEDFALNHILFRTNKIRFQLGGLWKGHPFVRGIIVKDSSINIDLEDQISGELISYIQKINIPEIRLMNTTVTVFRGGEEVLNALKGVDIIITKRPEGVIVAVGDSLFPFPYSRFIQGTFETKFNSEESISIFRFQNVRAEKVRGIYSLFGKIAPGSGKISGEYEILLNGKKVSVKGKNRFTNVSGKILQDLPLGLKIPDLKDADLVHEMDLTLDETGEKQIHTFSKEENLFRLTYNVNSKKLATWEIFADWKNIRELKSIFQFPGDLEILEGQLSLKGKWEESGNYGDWIKSNVFLNVLGFHWKDPFFDFHLDQANLDITPGNFLNFNAKGSLFQESIVTRITGKTGWKKSPRANGAFFYPLYNDWKWDLELDRVSVRDFLPVYHSWRNWIRTDIKTRQEKLIPEIRWTRTPFYKYLMEYLTFTLHWKLKSFRFKEKNLGRVTLDGRVVPFFSKLDMKGFRDESQFVEAFANFTFGQDNPYMDLKVKVTEMPWEEPINGFCGSWIVPETITSDTTIRLFGDDFLALHNSLNVQHNVRFNRSRFQDKRSLPLNLREPFDFGYEHNLLPTLSYYRNVFWKNETVDLTGYGAVENNRIRISANGKLNDTFISRRFKEESGECKLESIGDR is encoded by the coding sequence TTGCGCCGAGTCCGACAAAAGCTCGGCGTTTTTACTTCCGGCGATCTTGGTCGTTTTTTCGGATCCTTTTTCCTTTTTTTAAAAAGAAATCGAAAAACAAAAATCGCATTGATCTTGCTTCTTTTGGCGATTTTGATCCATGCAATCGTGGTGGAATCCGTCGGTTATTACGTGCGGAATTATCTTTTGGATCTTCGAGGTTTAAAGGAACTTTCCAGAAATTTTATCAATAAAGAACTCGGACGTGCGGTGACTCTCGGAGTTGTAGAATATGATTTTCCGAACGCGGTTGTATTCGAGGATTTTCGGATTTCTTCCGATGAGGACTTTGCACTCAATCATATTCTCTTTCGAACAAATAAAATCCGATTCCAGCTCGGCGGGCTCTGGAAGGGACATCCTTTTGTTCGTGGAATTATCGTAAAAGATTCTTCGATCAATATCGATCTAGAGGATCAGATTTCTGGCGAGCTTATTTCTTACATTCAGAAGATCAATATTCCCGAAATCCGTTTGATGAACACTACGGTTACTGTTTTTCGGGGTGGAGAAGAGGTTCTCAATGCCCTTAAGGGAGTCGACATTATCATCACCAAACGACCCGAAGGTGTAATTGTTGCGGTCGGAGATTCCTTATTTCCTTTTCCGTATTCCAGGTTCATTCAAGGAACTTTCGAAACCAAATTTAATTCGGAGGAATCCATAAGTATATTCCGTTTTCAGAATGTTAGAGCGGAGAAAGTGCGGGGAATCTATTCCTTATTCGGAAAAATCGCTCCCGGTTCTGGTAAAATTTCAGGGGAATACGAAATCCTTTTGAACGGAAAAAAAGTTTCCGTAAAAGGAAAAAACCGTTTTACGAACGTATCCGGAAAAATTCTTCAAGATCTACCTTTGGGTTTGAAAATTCCGGATCTTAAAGACGCAGATCTCGTTCATGAAATGGATTTAACATTAGACGAAACCGGTGAGAAACAGATTCATACCTTCTCAAAAGAGGAAAATCTATTTCGTTTAACATACAATGTGAATTCCAAGAAACTTGCGACTTGGGAGATTTTTGCGGATTGGAAAAACATTCGAGAATTAAAGTCCATCTTTCAGTTTCCCGGCGATCTGGAAATTCTGGAAGGGCAATTGAGTCTGAAGGGAAAATGGGAGGAATCCGGTAATTACGGAGATTGGATCAAGAGCAACGTATTTCTAAATGTTCTTGGTTTTCATTGGAAGGATCCTTTCTTCGACTTTCATTTGGATCAGGCTAATCTTGATATCACACCCGGAAATTTTTTGAATTTTAATGCGAAAGGTTCTCTTTTTCAAGAATCGATTGTAACTCGGATTACCGGCAAGACCGGTTGGAAGAAATCTCCAAGAGCCAACGGAGCGTTTTTTTATCCTTTGTACAACGATTGGAAATGGGATCTAGAATTGGATCGGGTTTCAGTAAGGGATTTTCTACCGGTTTATCATTCTTGGAGGAATTGGATCCGAACCGATATCAAAACCCGGCAGGAAAAATTGATTCCTGAAATCCGTTGGACGAGAACTCCATTTTACAAGTATTTAATGGAATATTTGACGTTTACTCTACATTGGAAATTAAAATCGTTTCGGTTTAAAGAAAAAAATCTCGGAAGAGTGACTTTAGATGGAAGAGTGGTTCCATTCTTTTCCAAATTGGATATGAAAGGTTTTCGAGATGAGAGTCAATTCGTGGAAGCGTTTGCAAACTTCACTTTCGGGCAAGACAATCCGTATATGGATCTAAAAGTGAAAGTTACTGAAATGCCTTGGGAAGAACCTATAAATGGTTTCTGCGGATCTTGGATTGTTCCCGAAACGATTACTTCGGATACCACGATTCGTCTTTTTGGAGACGATTTTTTAGCGCTCCATAATTCTTTAAATGTTCAGCACAACGTGCGTTTTAATCGTTCCCGTTTTCAAGATAAAAGATCTCTTCCTTTAAATCTTAGAGAACCTTTTGATTTCGGATACGAACACAATCTTTTACCGACATTGTCTTATTATAGAAATGTCTTTTGGAAAAATGAGACCGTAGATCTTACCGGTTACGGAGCCGTAGAAAACAATCGGATTCGAATCAGTGCGAACGGGAAGTTGAACGATACCTTTATCAGTAGAAGGTTTAAGGAGGAGTCCGGCGAATGCAAACTGGAATCGATCGGAGACAGATAA
- a CDS encoding IS110 family transposase: MKRKIYVGMDVHKETIRIACLTNNTKEIVKEQQIKHNEVQIKKFVNKLKSEWNEIHSCYEAGVTGYPLYRYLKSLGVNCILVAPGKIPRQSSDKIKTDKRDAIKLAKLLRSGELESIHVPSEEDEAVRDYLRSRDSLRLDLGRNRQRLMKFLLRKGITYSATKYWTVSHNKWLNNLQFNNEILQETFNDYYSRVRVQEENLKAMDKRIQEIAESEPYREKVGILRCFRGVDYLTAMFLLCEVCDFKRFKTAGSFMSFLGLVPGEYSSGSKRKQTGITKTGSPRLRRILTEAAWQHRFPGTGSKIVTARRSGQPALVVALAEKASLRLHKKFRNLQQRGKTPQVMITAVSRELSGFLWAAMNLVA, from the coding sequence ATGAAAAGAAAAATATATGTAGGAATGGATGTCCACAAAGAAACGATTAGAATTGCGTGTTTAACGAACAATACAAAGGAAATAGTAAAAGAACAGCAGATAAAACATAATGAGGTTCAGATCAAAAAGTTCGTCAATAAACTAAAATCAGAATGGAACGAGATACATAGTTGTTACGAGGCGGGAGTAACCGGTTATCCACTTTACAGATATCTAAAGTCTTTGGGAGTGAATTGTATCCTTGTAGCACCCGGAAAGATACCAAGACAAAGTTCGGATAAGATCAAAACCGATAAAAGAGATGCGATCAAATTAGCAAAATTATTACGAAGTGGAGAATTAGAATCGATTCATGTACCGAGTGAAGAGGACGAAGCGGTAAGGGATTATTTGAGATCCCGTGACAGCCTTCGTTTGGATTTAGGAAGGAATCGTCAGAGGTTGATGAAATTCTTATTAAGAAAGGGTATAACTTACTCAGCAACAAAGTATTGGACAGTCAGTCATAACAAATGGTTGAACAATCTACAGTTTAACAATGAGATCCTTCAAGAGACATTTAACGACTATTATAGTCGGGTAAGAGTTCAAGAAGAGAATTTAAAAGCGATGGATAAGAGAATACAAGAGATAGCGGAAAGTGAACCGTATCGAGAGAAAGTGGGAATATTAAGATGTTTCCGAGGAGTGGATTATCTAACCGCAATGTTTTTACTTTGTGAGGTTTGTGACTTCAAACGATTCAAAACAGCCGGTTCGTTCATGAGTTTTTTAGGACTTGTTCCGGGAGAATATTCCAGCGGTTCCAAAAGAAAACAAACAGGGATAACAAAAACTGGAAGTCCCAGACTTCGAAGGATTTTGACAGAAGCAGCTTGGCAACATCGTTTCCCTGGAACGGGAAGTAAGATTGTAACCGCACGTAGATCGGGACAACCTGCGTTAGTTGTTGCTTTGGCGGAAAAAGCATCTCTCAGATTACACAAGAAGTTTCGTAATCTACAGCAAAGAGGAAAAACTCCTCAGGTAATGATAACGGCAGTTTCAAGAGAGTTATCCGGATTTCTTTGGGCGGCGATGAATCTGGTTGCATAG
- a CDS encoding glycosyltransferase family 2 protein: MAERPPLLSVVIPIYNEEKTIPELTRRLRILRNLLSSKHSFKKDDLEILFVNDGSRDESFSVLKKFCSQTDGYKLVNLSRNYGHQTAITAGIDTAVGETVVVMDGDLQDPPEFVSDLYGKLLEGYDVVYAKRKKRPGESWFKLSTAHIFYRILKEITKFDIPIDTGDFRIMSRRVTDILCSMREQHRYIRGLISWIGFKQTGLEYEREERFEGVTKFSLGKMLKFALDGITSFSSAPLKLSSYLGFFTAFCGAIYALYVVYLRIFTSETITGWSSMMIVVLILGGTQLLALGMIGEYLSRVNDESKNRPLYVIEDIYSSASQKRKATANRKR; the protein is encoded by the coding sequence ATGGCCGAAAGACCTCCTCTCCTTTCCGTAGTCATCCCAATCTATAACGAAGAAAAAACGATTCCCGAACTTACGAGAAGATTGCGTATCTTACGCAATCTCTTGTCATCGAAACATTCTTTTAAAAAAGACGATCTGGAAATTCTTTTCGTAAACGACGGTTCGAGAGACGAAAGTTTTTCAGTTCTTAAAAAGTTCTGCTCGCAGACGGACGGCTATAAACTTGTAAATCTTTCTAGAAACTACGGACACCAAACCGCTATCACCGCGGGAATAGACACCGCTGTCGGAGAAACCGTAGTAGTAATGGACGGAGATCTTCAAGATCCTCCCGAATTCGTAAGCGATCTATACGGAAAATTACTCGAAGGATACGATGTTGTTTACGCAAAAAGAAAAAAAAGACCGGGAGAATCCTGGTTCAAACTTTCGACCGCACATATATTTTACAGAATCCTAAAAGAAATCACGAAATTCGACATTCCGATCGATACGGGCGATTTTAGAATCATGAGTCGAAGGGTTACAGACATTCTCTGTTCGATGAGAGAGCAACACCGTTATATTCGAGGACTCATTTCCTGGATCGGATTTAAACAAACCGGACTCGAATACGAAAGGGAAGAGCGCTTTGAGGGTGTGACTAAATTCTCCCTTGGGAAGATGCTCAAATTCGCGTTAGACGGAATTACTTCCTTTTCCTCGGCCCCTCTCAAACTTTCCTCGTATCTCGGTTTTTTTACCGCGTTTTGCGGAGCGATTTACGCGTTATACGTCGTTTATTTGAGAATTTTCACTTCTGAAACGATCACCGGCTGGAGTTCTATGATGATCGTAGTTCTCATATTAGGCGGAACGCAATTGCTTGCCTTAGGTATGATCGGGGAATACTTGAGCCGTGTAAACGACGAATCCAAAAATAGACCTCTGTATGTGATCGAGGACATTTATTCTTCCGCTTCTCAAAAACGAAAAGCGACGGCCAATAGAAAACGCTAA
- a CDS encoding STAS domain-containing protein — translation MKIKVTTKNDVHIIKIEGPIKAGNEFELGQKIEEYISKGDVPKFIIDLKKVPFINSAGLGMFLNIYKHIDGLKGRMVFTNLNSDIENLMEITKLASIFEIYKTLEEALESFEY, via the coding sequence ATGAAAATCAAAGTCACCACTAAAAACGACGTCCACATCATCAAGATTGAAGGGCCGATAAAAGCGGGAAATGAGTTCGAGTTAGGTCAAAAAATAGAAGAATATATTTCCAAGGGTGACGTTCCGAAATTTATCATCGATTTAAAAAAAGTTCCTTTTATTAACTCCGCCGGTTTAGGTATGTTTTTGAATATATACAAACATATCGATGGCTTAAAAGGAAGAATGGTTTTTACGAACTTAAATTCCGATATCGAAAACTTAATGGAGATTACAAAACTTGCCAGCATCTTTGAAATTTATAAGACGTTGGAAGAGGCTCTTGAATCTTTCGAATACTAA
- a CDS encoding LIC_11026 family protein has product METFKRHFQKYKRFYFSLFSLLIIYKLVFNRFTGQFILDRSLQGFIRGTASFTVTKFSLLYGISFQNVLLKSEFEERPVLSVKELELSYNLPLISLGRVKLSKISVIGLRVDLRQKGGEWNLAKLFPSSPPKEEKLSAPLEEISTFVPISAYFNLELKDIFVHVVAESGSSSYKAGLDGFNLAFELDTVRFRKIPLNVRILQLIEVIRFKMNPEKTVRIYFEDDSKSLDQPFRLGLELSRGEGGMIVSKADIGSDSIPVRVRNRLLAPFGFGLKYEIDYLEKEDKLKLKSLEFKVGQDVWLSGEGEIAGVSSKERNVQFAIQKSSIRLKPLSDFLSTIPGIPKMSLDGELRLAPITISGKDTRLKVTADLSAKDLLVSIGGKNHRIPELKLVADSILHPLTEESPNVYKPIPLLENLELKEFLVTYNGIQLAATGNVVRGSQVDLDLAVQNLNLTDYMKSLDGILGLRMKVEGTFHSLNVSGMVQLAGFRFPMGRGRSSPIPINLDLKTRIQFGKPFVPNLVRLDSLSLSTKGAEGRESLMISSAGSLYLTKGFQMNLTSLMVRTELDRLTPTFPFSLRESLVPVRNNLGNKITLKGEVDYSLVDGEQFVSGKFLFDLPGIQVRDLKTDLDVKIGKDSSISLSKFDLSVFESKFKMDVSGNLRKASKSEEGVFGDLIPDLKGSIVLRSQQAAYLFKGISFEGLFTIQFRLKNSIANGNLISKNSNFGYANAFCPGEDCKLYQIEGLNAEFPFVHDLSVKTTRNLIDGNKEKFIKTYGRIPSPNFTIKQIVGTHPSISGIPFDYVKPKNGQPGLSARIDYSENFLKLEYLKVFTLDGLVNGKDILVNVGEGNPEKMEFSAVLQVKDIDLKQLLPPKRRSKIDDGKIKADLNVSGRNLADPIPNVNLFFSVFQIGGDFAKSAVNIFTPSNLFTDFIYNSYAVDKIEVELSKGLVYAVIQFKRSILNTIINLENSQISQQRMPLANFLKRARSEIDTYQ; this is encoded by the coding sequence GTGGAAACTTTCAAACGTCATTTCCAGAAGTACAAGCGATTTTATTTTTCTCTATTTAGTTTATTAATTATTTACAAACTGGTTTTTAACCGATTTACGGGCCAATTCATTCTCGATAGGTCTTTACAAGGTTTTATACGAGGGACCGCGAGTTTTACCGTGACGAAATTTTCGCTTCTTTACGGAATTTCCTTCCAGAACGTACTTCTAAAATCCGAATTCGAAGAACGTCCGGTTCTTTCGGTAAAGGAACTTGAGCTTTCCTACAATCTACCCTTGATTTCTTTAGGAAGAGTCAAACTTTCTAAGATCTCGGTTATCGGGCTGAGAGTTGATCTCAGACAAAAAGGGGGAGAATGGAATCTCGCAAAACTATTTCCCTCTTCACCTCCGAAGGAAGAAAAATTGTCTGCTCCTTTGGAGGAAATTTCCACATTCGTTCCTATCAGTGCATATTTTAATCTCGAACTCAAAGATATTTTTGTACATGTCGTTGCCGAGTCGGGGAGTTCTTCTTATAAGGCCGGATTGGATGGATTCAATCTTGCTTTCGAGTTGGACACAGTTCGGTTTCGAAAAATTCCGTTGAACGTTCGGATTCTGCAGTTAATCGAAGTGATTCGTTTTAAGATGAATCCTGAAAAAACGGTACGAATCTATTTTGAGGACGATTCGAAATCTTTGGATCAGCCTTTTAGACTCGGGTTGGAATTGTCTCGTGGCGAGGGGGGGATGATCGTTTCGAAAGCCGATATCGGATCGGATTCTATTCCGGTCCGGGTTCGGAATCGTTTGTTGGCTCCATTCGGTTTCGGCCTCAAATACGAAATCGATTATCTGGAAAAAGAAGATAAACTCAAACTCAAATCTCTCGAATTCAAAGTGGGTCAGGACGTTTGGTTATCGGGCGAGGGGGAGATAGCCGGAGTTTCCTCCAAAGAAAGAAACGTTCAATTTGCGATTCAGAAATCTTCGATTCGTCTAAAACCACTTTCCGATTTTTTGTCTACGATACCTGGAATTCCCAAGATGAGTTTGGACGGAGAACTACGTTTGGCTCCGATTACAATTTCCGGAAAGGATACTCGTCTGAAAGTTACAGCGGATCTTTCCGCGAAGGATCTTTTGGTTTCCATAGGCGGAAAAAATCATAGGATTCCGGAGCTGAAACTTGTCGCGGATTCTATTCTTCACCCTTTGACGGAAGAATCACCTAACGTGTATAAGCCGATTCCACTACTTGAAAATCTTGAACTCAAGGAATTTCTCGTTACCTACAACGGAATTCAATTAGCCGCGACTGGAAATGTCGTTCGCGGTTCCCAAGTCGACTTGGATCTTGCCGTTCAAAATTTAAATCTTACCGATTATATGAAATCTCTGGACGGGATTTTGGGTTTGAGGATGAAGGTTGAAGGAACATTCCATTCTTTGAATGTAAGCGGAATGGTTCAGCTTGCCGGGTTTCGCTTCCCGATGGGAAGAGGAAGATCGTCTCCGATTCCTATAAATCTCGATCTAAAAACTCGAATTCAATTCGGAAAACCTTTCGTTCCGAACTTGGTCCGATTGGATTCTCTTTCGCTTTCTACTAAAGGTGCGGAAGGAAGAGAGTCACTCATGATTTCTTCAGCGGGGAGTTTGTATCTTACAAAAGGTTTTCAGATGAACCTTACCTCCCTGATGGTCCGAACCGAGTTGGATCGTTTGACTCCGACCTTCCCGTTTTCTCTTCGAGAAAGTCTGGTTCCCGTAAGAAACAATTTGGGTAATAAGATTACTTTAAAGGGCGAAGTCGATTATTCCCTTGTGGATGGTGAACAGTTCGTTTCCGGCAAATTTCTTTTCGATCTTCCTGGAATTCAAGTAAGGGATTTAAAAACGGATTTAGACGTGAAAATTGGAAAAGATTCCTCTATTAGTCTTTCGAAATTTGATCTGAGCGTGTTTGAATCTAAATTTAAGATGGATGTCAGTGGAAATTTAAGAAAGGCATCCAAATCGGAAGAAGGGGTTTTCGGAGATCTTATCCCAGATCTGAAGGGGAGTATCGTATTAAGATCCCAGCAGGCCGCGTATCTTTTTAAAGGAATCAGCTTTGAAGGGTTATTCACGATACAGTTTCGTCTTAAAAATTCGATTGCAAACGGAAATTTAATTTCTAAAAATTCCAACTTTGGTTATGCGAACGCGTTTTGTCCCGGCGAGGATTGTAAACTCTACCAGATCGAAGGTTTGAATGCCGAATTTCCGTTTGTTCACGATCTTTCCGTTAAAACGACTCGTAACCTCATCGACGGAAACAAGGAAAAGTTCATCAAAACCTACGGAAGGATCCCTTCTCCGAACTTTACGATCAAACAAATCGTTGGAACACATCCCTCCATCAGTGGGATTCCGTTTGACTACGTAAAACCGAAAAACGGTCAGCCGGGTTTGTCCGCAAGAATCGATTACTCCGAGAACTTTTTAAAATTAGAATATTTGAAAGTGTTTACTCTCGATGGTCTTGTGAACGGAAAGGACATTTTGGTGAACGTAGGAGAGGGTAATCCAGAGAAAATGGAATTCAGCGCGGTGCTTCAGGTGAAGGACATCGATCTGAAACAACTTCTTCCTCCTAAAAGAAGATCCAAGATCGACGACGGAAAGATCAAAGCTGATCTGAACGTTTCGGGTAGAAATCTTGCCGACCCGATTCCGAACGTAAATCTGTTCTTCAGTGTATTTCAGATCGGCGGGGATTTTGCCAAAAGTGCGGTAAATATTTTTACGCCTTCTAATCTATTCACGGATTTTATTTACAATAGTTATGCAGTGGACAAGATCGAAGTGGAATTGTCAAAAGGGCTCGTTTATGCCGTCATTCAGTTTAAGCGTTCCATTTTAAATACGATCATCAATTTGGAAAATAGCCAAATTTCGCAACAGAGGATGCCGCTTGCAAATTTCCTAAAAAGAGCAAGATCCGAAATCGATACATATCAATAA